The proteins below are encoded in one region of Kogia breviceps isolate mKogBre1 chromosome 8, mKogBre1 haplotype 1, whole genome shotgun sequence:
- the EGR3 gene encoding early growth response protein 3 isoform X1, whose translation MTGKLAEKLPVTMSSLLNQLPDNLYPEEIPSALNLFSGSSDSVAHYNQMATENVMDIGLSNEKPNPELSYSGSFQPAPGNKTVTYLGKFAFDSPSNWCQDNIISLMSAGILGVPPASGALSTQTSTASMVQPPQGEVEAMYPALPPYSNCSDLYSEPVSFHDPQGNPGLAYSPQDYQSAKPALDSNLFPMIPDYNLYHHPNDMGSIPEHKPFQGMDPIRVNPPPITPLETIKAFKDKQIHPGFGSLPQPPLTLKPIRPRKYPNRPSKTPLHERPHACPAEGCDRRFSRSDELTRHLRIHTGHKPFQCRICMRSFSRSDHLTTHIRTHTGEKPFACEFCGRKFARSDERKRHAKIHLKQKEKKAEKGGAPSASSAAPVSLAPVVTTCA comes from the exons ATGACCGGCAAACTCGCCGAGAAGCTGCCGGTGACCATGAGCAGTTTGCTAAACCAACTGCCTGACAATCTGTACCCCGAGGAGATCCCCAGCGCGCTCAACCTCTTTTCTGGCAGCAGCGACTCGGTAGCCCATTACAATCAGATGGCTACAG AGAATGTGATGGACATCGGTCTGTCCAACGAGAAGCCCAACCCGGAACTCTCTTATTCGGGCTCCTTCCagccagcccctggcaacaagACCGTGACCTACTTGGGAAAGTTCGCCTTCGACTCCCCTTCCAACTGGTGCCAGGACAACATCATTAGCCTCATGAGCGCCGGCATCTTGGGGGTGCCCCCGGCCTCTGGGGCACTCAGCACGCAAACCTCCACGGCCAGCATGGTGCAGCCGCCGCAGGGGGAAGTGGAGGCCATGTATCCGGCGCTGCCCCCCTATTCTAACTGCAGTGATCTCTACTCggagcctgtgtctttccacGACCCCCAGGGCAACCCCGGGCTCGCCTATTCCCCCCAGGATTACCAATCGGCCAAACCGGCCTTGGACAGCAATCTCTTCCCCATGATTCCTGACTACAACCTATACCACCACCCCAACGACATGGGCTCCATTCCGGAGCACAAGCCCTTCCAGGGCATGGACCCCATCCGGGTCAACCCTCCCCCTATTACCCCACTGGAGACCATCAAGGCATTCAAAGACAAGCAGATCCACCCGGGCTTTGGCAGCCTGCCCCAGCCGCCGCTCACGCTCAAGCCCATCCGGCCCCGCAAGTACCCCAACCGACCCAGCAAGACCCCGCTCCACGAGCGGCCCCACGCGTGCCCGGCGGAGGGCTGCGACCGCCGTTTCAGCCGCTCGGACGAGCTGACCCGGCATCTGCGCATCCACACGGGCCACAAGCCCTTCCAGTGCCGGATCTGCATGCGGAGCTTCAGCCGCAGCGACCACCTTACCACTCACATCCGCACGCATACGGGCGAGAAGCCCTTTGCCTGCGAGTTCTGCGGGCGCAAGTTTGCACGCAGCGACGAGCGCAAGCGCCACGCCAAGATCCACCTcaagcaaaaggagaagaaggcGGAGAAGGGGGGGGCGCCTTCTGCGTCCTCGGCGGCCCCGGTGTCCCTGGCCCCTGTGGTCACCACCTGCGCCTGA
- the EGR3 gene encoding early growth response protein 3 isoform X3 yields MDIGLSNEKPNPELSYSGSFQPAPGNKTVTYLGKFAFDSPSNWCQDNIISLMSAGILGVPPASGALSTQTSTASMVQPPQGEVEAMYPALPPYSNCSDLYSEPVSFHDPQGNPGLAYSPQDYQSAKPALDSNLFPMIPDYNLYHHPNDMGSIPEHKPFQGMDPIRVNPPPITPLETIKAFKDKQIHPGFGSLPQPPLTLKPIRPRKYPNRPSKTPLHERPHACPAEGCDRRFSRSDELTRHLRIHTGHKPFQCRICMRSFSRSDHLTTHIRTHTGEKPFACEFCGRKFARSDERKRHAKIHLKQKEKKAEKGGAPSASSAAPVSLAPVVTTCA; encoded by the coding sequence ATGGACATCGGTCTGTCCAACGAGAAGCCCAACCCGGAACTCTCTTATTCGGGCTCCTTCCagccagcccctggcaacaagACCGTGACCTACTTGGGAAAGTTCGCCTTCGACTCCCCTTCCAACTGGTGCCAGGACAACATCATTAGCCTCATGAGCGCCGGCATCTTGGGGGTGCCCCCGGCCTCTGGGGCACTCAGCACGCAAACCTCCACGGCCAGCATGGTGCAGCCGCCGCAGGGGGAAGTGGAGGCCATGTATCCGGCGCTGCCCCCCTATTCTAACTGCAGTGATCTCTACTCggagcctgtgtctttccacGACCCCCAGGGCAACCCCGGGCTCGCCTATTCCCCCCAGGATTACCAATCGGCCAAACCGGCCTTGGACAGCAATCTCTTCCCCATGATTCCTGACTACAACCTATACCACCACCCCAACGACATGGGCTCCATTCCGGAGCACAAGCCCTTCCAGGGCATGGACCCCATCCGGGTCAACCCTCCCCCTATTACCCCACTGGAGACCATCAAGGCATTCAAAGACAAGCAGATCCACCCGGGCTTTGGCAGCCTGCCCCAGCCGCCGCTCACGCTCAAGCCCATCCGGCCCCGCAAGTACCCCAACCGACCCAGCAAGACCCCGCTCCACGAGCGGCCCCACGCGTGCCCGGCGGAGGGCTGCGACCGCCGTTTCAGCCGCTCGGACGAGCTGACCCGGCATCTGCGCATCCACACGGGCCACAAGCCCTTCCAGTGCCGGATCTGCATGCGGAGCTTCAGCCGCAGCGACCACCTTACCACTCACATCCGCACGCATACGGGCGAGAAGCCCTTTGCCTGCGAGTTCTGCGGGCGCAAGTTTGCACGCAGCGACGAGCGCAAGCGCCACGCCAAGATCCACCTcaagcaaaaggagaagaaggcGGAGAAGGGGGGGGCGCCTTCTGCGTCCTCGGCGGCCCCGGTGTCCCTGGCCCCTGTGGTCACCACCTGCGCCTGA
- the EGR3 gene encoding early growth response protein 3 isoform X2 — MEPCAAWSPRGGRENVMDIGLSNEKPNPELSYSGSFQPAPGNKTVTYLGKFAFDSPSNWCQDNIISLMSAGILGVPPASGALSTQTSTASMVQPPQGEVEAMYPALPPYSNCSDLYSEPVSFHDPQGNPGLAYSPQDYQSAKPALDSNLFPMIPDYNLYHHPNDMGSIPEHKPFQGMDPIRVNPPPITPLETIKAFKDKQIHPGFGSLPQPPLTLKPIRPRKYPNRPSKTPLHERPHACPAEGCDRRFSRSDELTRHLRIHTGHKPFQCRICMRSFSRSDHLTTHIRTHTGEKPFACEFCGRKFARSDERKRHAKIHLKQKEKKAEKGGAPSASSAAPVSLAPVVTTCA; from the exons ATGGAGCCATGTGCGGCGTGGAGTCCCCGCGGTGGGAGAG AGAATGTGATGGACATCGGTCTGTCCAACGAGAAGCCCAACCCGGAACTCTCTTATTCGGGCTCCTTCCagccagcccctggcaacaagACCGTGACCTACTTGGGAAAGTTCGCCTTCGACTCCCCTTCCAACTGGTGCCAGGACAACATCATTAGCCTCATGAGCGCCGGCATCTTGGGGGTGCCCCCGGCCTCTGGGGCACTCAGCACGCAAACCTCCACGGCCAGCATGGTGCAGCCGCCGCAGGGGGAAGTGGAGGCCATGTATCCGGCGCTGCCCCCCTATTCTAACTGCAGTGATCTCTACTCggagcctgtgtctttccacGACCCCCAGGGCAACCCCGGGCTCGCCTATTCCCCCCAGGATTACCAATCGGCCAAACCGGCCTTGGACAGCAATCTCTTCCCCATGATTCCTGACTACAACCTATACCACCACCCCAACGACATGGGCTCCATTCCGGAGCACAAGCCCTTCCAGGGCATGGACCCCATCCGGGTCAACCCTCCCCCTATTACCCCACTGGAGACCATCAAGGCATTCAAAGACAAGCAGATCCACCCGGGCTTTGGCAGCCTGCCCCAGCCGCCGCTCACGCTCAAGCCCATCCGGCCCCGCAAGTACCCCAACCGACCCAGCAAGACCCCGCTCCACGAGCGGCCCCACGCGTGCCCGGCGGAGGGCTGCGACCGCCGTTTCAGCCGCTCGGACGAGCTGACCCGGCATCTGCGCATCCACACGGGCCACAAGCCCTTCCAGTGCCGGATCTGCATGCGGAGCTTCAGCCGCAGCGACCACCTTACCACTCACATCCGCACGCATACGGGCGAGAAGCCCTTTGCCTGCGAGTTCTGCGGGCGCAAGTTTGCACGCAGCGACGAGCGCAAGCGCCACGCCAAGATCCACCTcaagcaaaaggagaagaaggcGGAGAAGGGGGGGGCGCCTTCTGCGTCCTCGGCGGCCCCGGTGTCCCTGGCCCCTGTGGTCACCACCTGCGCCTGA